From Bacillota bacterium, one genomic window encodes:
- a CDS encoding aldo/keto reductase produces the protein MSCSMPALERRLLGRTGFGVTFIGFGALEIGRDWGLGDEVQRRRPDEAAAAQVLNGVLDLGINLIDTARAYHLSEERVGRAISHRRSEFILASKCGEHSADPGTYYDFSYEAVKASIDMSLRLLQTDRIDIMQIHFGPDPERVLAEGETLRAMREAQAEGKVRFLGASPPTHLIGPCIERGVFDVLQVEYSLLNPAAGRLIEEAARRGIGVLVRGGLAMGRLTGKARALAAADTGLQRRLAPFLDLVDGDWDRLPEVALAFLYTSPGVSCVLVGSKSLDHVRAAVEIAGRGFAPEFLEAVREAVGRVAA, from the coding sequence GTGAGCTGTTCGATGCCGGCCCTGGAGCGGAGGCTACTCGGCCGGACAGGGTTTGGGGTAACTTTCATCGGGTTCGGCGCCCTTGAGATAGGAAGGGATTGGGGGCTGGGAGACGAGGTCCAGCGGCGCCGCCCGGACGAAGCGGCCGCCGCCCAGGTGCTGAACGGTGTGCTTGACCTCGGCATCAACCTCATCGACACGGCCCGTGCCTACCACCTCAGCGAGGAACGCGTCGGCCGCGCTATCTCGCACCGGCGCAGCGAGTTCATCCTGGCCAGCAAGTGCGGTGAGCATTCGGCCGATCCCGGCACGTACTACGACTTCAGTTACGAGGCCGTCAAGGCGTCCATCGACATGAGCCTGCGGCTGCTCCAGACCGACCGGATCGACATCATGCAGATCCATTTCGGCCCCGACCCCGAGCGGGTGCTCGCGGAGGGCGAGACGTTGCGGGCGATGCGGGAGGCCCAGGCGGAGGGCAAGGTGCGGTTTCTGGGCGCGTCGCCGCCGACCCATCTCATCGGGCCCTGTATCGAGCGCGGCGTTTTCGACGTCCTGCAGGTCGAATACAGCTTGCTGAACCCGGCGGCGGGCCGGCTCATCGAAGAAGCCGCCCGGCGCGGCATAGGGGTGCTGGTGCGGGGCGGGCTTGCGATGGGCCGGTTGACCGGCAAGGCCCGGGCACTGGCCGCGGCCGACACGGGGCTGCAGCGGCGGCTGGCCCCGTTCCTCGACCTCGTTGACGGCGACTGGGATCGCCTGCCGGAGGTCGCCCTGGCTTTCCTCTACACGTCACCCGGGGTCAGTTGCGTGCTGGTCGGGTCGAAGAGCCTGGACCACGTGCGGGCCGCGGTCGAGATCGCCGGGCGGGGATTTGCACCGGAGTTTCTTGAAGCCGTGCGGGAAGCCGTGGGCCGCGTGGCCGCTTGA
- a CDS encoding SCP2 sterol-binding domain-containing protein: protein MADAKVIPLEAIPDARSEVVNVGGRPYLLLNDAMFTFYRRSMGEFSPFFLALRDEKRILGARCTRCGLVRVPPFVTRCPDCGFAPTELVEVGDVGQLVATPPVTYFANSLFQQQVPFGRGRAILRGADTALSVNLYTTRGILVPGIFRKGTEVKVVFRSERKGEITDIFCVPTAELTPDQVAKKGLEESELDWERATEPPLPSATAQDAARFHEIAAQLSALARELSANERARRDIANWWRTILVKTTGGTLVMKIANGDLTVEEGTAAAPDLVMVVADPAVLLNALAYRGSLTQAIMTGKLWISKNVEFTTVFKLERMARSLARSKKA, encoded by the coding sequence ATGGCTGACGCCAAGGTAATCCCGCTCGAGGCCATTCCGGATGCACGTTCCGAGGTGGTGAACGTCGGCGGTCGCCCCTACCTTCTGCTGAACGACGCGATGTTCACCTTCTACCGGCGGAGCATGGGGGAGTTCTCGCCGTTCTTCCTGGCGCTGCGGGACGAAAAGCGCATCCTGGGCGCCCGGTGCACCAGGTGCGGGCTGGTCCGAGTACCGCCTTTCGTGACCCGGTGCCCGGACTGCGGCTTTGCCCCCACCGAGCTGGTCGAGGTGGGCGACGTGGGCCAGCTGGTCGCCACGCCGCCGGTGACGTACTTTGCCAACTCGCTGTTCCAGCAGCAGGTGCCGTTCGGGCGGGGGCGGGCGATACTGAGGGGCGCGGATACGGCACTCAGCGTCAACCTCTACACCACCCGGGGCATCCTGGTGCCGGGCATCTTCCGGAAGGGCACCGAGGTGAAGGTGGTCTTCCGTAGCGAACGCAAGGGTGAGATCACGGACATCTTCTGCGTCCCGACGGCGGAGCTGACGCCTGACCAGGTGGCGAAAAAGGGCCTGGAGGAGTCCGAACTCGACTGGGAGCGGGCGACGGAACCCCCGCTGCCCTCCGCCACGGCGCAGGATGCCGCGCGCTTCCACGAGATCGCCGCCCAACTCTCCGCGCTGGCGCGGGAGCTTTCGGCCAACGAGCGGGCGCGGCGGGACATCGCCAACTGGTGGCGCACCATCCTGGTGAAGACGACGGGCGGCACGCTGGTGATGAAGATCGCCAACGGCGACCTGACGGTTGAAGAAGGAACGGCCGCAGCTCCCGACCTGGTGATGGTCGTCGCCGACCCGGCCGTGCTGCTGAACGCGCTGGCCTACCGGGGCTCGCTCACGCAGGCCATCATGACCGGGAAGCTGTGGATCAGCAAGAACGTGGAGTTCACGACGGTCTTCAAGCTGGAACGCATGGCGAGGTCGCTGGCGCGCTCCAAGAAAGCCTGA
- a CDS encoding thiolase family protein, translated as MRRVGIVGAAVTPFKARWYEKTYYELAQMATAAALEDAGLGVDDVDGVVYGIYNDIFQRAAIPEHPLQAVIGLENKFGVRVSNGGATGAYAMSVAHAYLAAERFKTLLVLGVEKATDCFDFQSMSATPEVIKTIGWSGDSFFEQKLGWTASDSYAEVVLAYMDEHPGDLKPEITAQVAAQLSQQARDNEFAQRRFDQVTPEEVLNSRIVVYPFKELEICVYSEGAAAVIMAEEQTAKAIARNTGKPVIWVTGVGEANEPSFAGKNHKIMHRILSHHLAAKRAYEMAGIKNPLKEIDVIELHDAFVHQLEISMAEMGFVPLGRADSVIEEGLMMPGGPILVNPSGGLLYSGHAVGASNIMSAWSARRELIRRGLRRALVHGTGSTVAQYGVVLILEQR; from the coding sequence TTGCGCCGCGTTGGCATCGTGGGGGCGGCGGTCACGCCGTTCAAGGCCAGGTGGTACGAGAAGACGTACTACGAGCTGGCCCAGATGGCCACGGCCGCTGCGCTGGAGGACGCAGGCCTGGGCGTGGACGACGTGGACGGTGTGGTCTACGGCATCTACAACGACATCTTCCAGCGGGCCGCGATCCCCGAACACCCCCTGCAGGCCGTCATCGGGCTCGAAAACAAGTTCGGCGTCCGGGTGAGCAACGGTGGCGCCACGGGCGCCTACGCCATGTCGGTGGCGCACGCGTACCTTGCGGCGGAAAGGTTCAAGACCCTGCTGGTGCTGGGGGTGGAGAAGGCCACCGACTGCTTCGACTTCCAGTCCATGTCGGCAACCCCCGAGGTGATCAAGACCATCGGCTGGTCGGGCGATAGCTTCTTCGAGCAGAAGCTGGGGTGGACGGCCTCCGACAGCTACGCCGAGGTGGTGCTCGCGTACATGGACGAGCATCCGGGCGACCTGAAGCCCGAGATCACCGCGCAGGTGGCCGCCCAGCTCAGCCAGCAGGCCAGGGACAACGAGTTCGCCCAGCGGCGGTTCGACCAGGTCACCCCGGAGGAGGTGCTCAACTCCCGCATTGTCGTCTACCCGTTCAAGGAACTGGAAATCTGCGTCTATTCCGAGGGCGCCGCGGCGGTGATCATGGCCGAGGAGCAGACGGCCAAAGCCATTGCCCGCAACACCGGGAAGCCGGTCATCTGGGTGACGGGCGTCGGGGAGGCCAACGAGCCCTCCTTCGCCGGCAAGAACCACAAGATCATGCACCGCATCCTCTCTCACCACCTGGCGGCGAAGCGGGCGTACGAGATGGCCGGCATCAAGAACCCGCTCAAGGAGATCGACGTCATCGAGCTGCACGACGCCTTCGTCCACCAGCTCGAAATCAGCATGGCGGAGATGGGCTTTGTCCCGCTCGGGCGGGCCGACTCGGTGATAGAGGAGGGCCTGATGATGCCGGGCGGCCCCATCCTGGTCAACCCGTCGGGCGGGCTCCTGTACAGCGGCCATGCGGTGGGGGCCAGCAACATCATGTCGGCCTGGTCGGCCCGCCGGGAACTCATCCGCCGAGGACTTCGCCGAGCTCTGGTGCACGGCACCGGAAGCACCGTAGCCCAGTATGGCGTCGTGCTCATCCTGGAGCAGCGGTAG